A DNA window from Deltaproteobacteria bacterium contains the following coding sequences:
- a CDS encoding transposase produces the protein MPRGARLDAPGTLHHVIVRGIERSDIVRDDYDRDNFISRLGALAKETGTAIYAWALLSNHGHILLRSGAAGLPTLMRRLLSGYATWFNRRHRRYGHLFQNRYKSIVCEEDTYFKELVRYLHLNPLRAKLVDSLGTLERYKWCGHAVLLGRRNNDWQDRDYVLQWFGNKEGEARKAYREFVKEGINQGRRPELVGGGLVRSMGGWSVVKAMRRLGAREKGDERILGSGEFVEQLLEEASQKIKHQIPTHELVARAEKEIEACCQRDNIEVPVLRSASRNRSVSRLRAYLAMKLVQELGLSLAETARQLGLSTSAVAQILRRKK, from the coding sequence ATGCCCCGGGGAGCACGACTGGATGCGCCTGGCACGCTACACCATGTGATTGTGCGTGGCATTGAGCGGAGCGACATTGTCAGAGACGATTACGATCGCGATAATTTCATCTCCCGCCTCGGGGCCTTGGCTAAAGAAACGGGCACTGCCATCTACGCCTGGGCGCTTTTAAGCAATCATGGCCATATCCTGCTCCGAAGTGGTGCGGCGGGTCTGCCCACACTGATGCGGAGGCTGCTGTCCGGTTATGCAACATGGTTTAACAGACGTCATCGACGCTACGGACATCTGTTTCAGAACAGATACAAGTCCATCGTTTGTGAGGAAGACACCTATTTCAAGGAACTGGTGCGCTACCTTCATCTGAACCCCCTTCGCGCCAAGCTGGTTGATTCGCTCGGCACACTGGAGCGCTACAAGTGGTGCGGGCACGCGGTACTGTTGGGTCGTCGAAACAACGACTGGCAGGATAGAGACTATGTGCTGCAGTGGTTTGGCAACAAGGAAGGTGAGGCACGGAAGGCATACCGGGAGTTCGTAAAGGAAGGGATCAATCAGGGGCGCCGGCCGGAGCTGGTAGGCGGGGGGCTGGTGCGTTCCATGGGCGGCTGGTCGGTGGTGAAGGCCATGCGGCGGTTGGGTGCAAGGGAAAAGGGCGATGAACGCATACTGGGCAGCGGTGAATTTGTCGAGCAACTCCTCGAGGAGGCAAGTCAAAAGATCAAGCATCAGATACCCACCCACGAGTTGGTTGCTCGTGCTGAGAAAGAGATAGAGGCTTGCTGCCAAAGAGACAATATTGAGGTGCCTGTACTTCGATCAGCCAGCCGAAACCGTTCTGTATCGAGGCTACGGGCATATCTGGCTATGA